One genomic segment of Bifidobacterium breve DSM 20213 = JCM 1192 includes these proteins:
- a CDS encoding NUDIX hydrolase: MITPADLARMLGQTPDSTDNHTQDQLLYTSQTPQNSADSAQSDDTMDNVAGTDTQPADHTDKTERSMPTPATVFGMHATVTIATSSETIEGQADGIDSEAETESIAQSSIETETSPAPIHQEPSQPIHAQTGPTPATVFGRRAADTTPTPTGPTPAMMPQRRTSDGPTTFASLDAQELPVVREYSAGGLIFDDQNRVAIIARHSRSGHLEWCLPKGHIEKGETPQQTAVREVHEETGILGEVIDSIATIDYWFTGTTQRVHKLVHHYALRQTGGELTVEGDPDHEAEDAIWVRFDDLDDVLSYPNERKIAWLYARKKNRQANE, encoded by the coding sequence ATGATTACGCCCGCCGATCTTGCCCGCATGCTTGGGCAAACACCCGATTCGACGGATAACCATACCCAAGACCAGCTGCTGTATACGTCTCAGACGCCGCAGAATTCCGCCGATTCCGCGCAATCCGACGACACTATGGACAACGTAGCCGGCACTGACACGCAGCCGGCTGACCACACTGATAAAACCGAACGTTCCATGCCGACGCCGGCAACCGTGTTTGGCATGCATGCCACGGTTACCATCGCCACCTCAAGCGAAACCATCGAGGGGCAAGCCGACGGCATTGACAGCGAGGCCGAAACCGAATCGATCGCGCAGAGCAGCATCGAAACCGAGACATCACCCGCTCCGATTCATCAGGAACCATCGCAGCCCATTCATGCCCAAACCGGGCCGACGCCGGCCACCGTATTCGGCCGACGCGCCGCCGACACAACACCGACTCCCACTGGCCCGACACCGGCCATGATGCCGCAACGCCGCACTTCCGACGGCCCCACCACGTTTGCGTCCCTGGATGCACAGGAACTACCGGTGGTACGCGAATATTCGGCTGGCGGACTGATCTTCGACGATCAGAATCGCGTGGCCATCATCGCCCGTCATTCTCGTTCCGGCCATCTGGAATGGTGCCTGCCCAAGGGGCATATCGAGAAGGGCGAGACTCCACAGCAGACCGCCGTGCGTGAAGTGCACGAGGAAACCGGCATTTTGGGCGAGGTCATCGATTCCATCGCCACCATCGACTACTGGTTCACCGGAACCACGCAGCGCGTGCACAAGCTGGTGCATCACTATGCCTTGCGGCAGACCGGCGGCGAGCTCACCGTGGAAGGCGATCCGGATCATGAAGCCGAAGACGCCATCTGGGTGCGGTTCGATGATTTGGACGACGTGCTGAGCTACCCCAACGAGCGCAAAATCGCGTGGCTATACGCCAGAAAGAAGAACAGGCAGGCAAACGAGTGA
- a CDS encoding DUF6049 family protein, which translates to MLAAPLTAYADDSPDDQAGQTIAIEQSTPIVTASSGFHITVAITNASSDTAPAGSLILSTNSRFTFVSRTDMQKWAEGDTAIPTPDVLGSIDVPEIAPGNTATVTLDVAADQQALQSMRSWGPKPLQLSYSAGNQPPTMLPSFLTRSPDGLDTAQTPAMNLTVAMPLTTTDWQVDSSALSGLVSEDENASAEPVLSVNQQETTTVKELNQTLAKHHSLQVVADPLYFQELPSDTRPAVAGVMQPGDFDVTAYAALNDADAYTRAGIADEAWNAEQAQTLYAVAKSTVTPTATYAWQGSGTWSLDALTKARAQGYTAVIADSTFDGEQTDTVHTGTYVVNTSAGDITVLKEQSELGTLAHGEATSARATAEASDAGRLARMLAQSAFYQMEQPYATRNLLMTFSRNSSASWINQVMSAMEQASWLNLTDLNTMAAADPYSVSSEVNQDDSNAADVSQTRATLEQLSSSRKDILRLATSILKKGLDEDDVSSLNPQALARQDASSTASHTNDPAQWVSTLLNAHDDIALHAFAGSSDAEYQSQIAKANRTFADTVLGSVYITPSESVSVFSESAQMPVTVSNKLPYAVSVKVNSITDSMQIVTSRSNDVVIPARSEAQVTFTIRVSTSGTTVAHVSLADRHNTAFGNTQDTTITSVLRISDASGFVIIGFAVLLGLVGLWRQFNRKKDPDE; encoded by the coding sequence ATGCTGGCCGCCCCACTGACCGCATATGCCGATGATTCGCCTGATGATCAGGCCGGTCAGACCATCGCCATCGAGCAGAGTACGCCCATAGTCACCGCTTCTTCCGGATTCCATATCACGGTAGCGATTACCAATGCCTCATCGGATACGGCACCGGCGGGGTCACTGATTCTCAGCACAAATTCACGGTTCACATTCGTCTCACGCACTGATATGCAGAAATGGGCGGAAGGCGATACCGCCATTCCCACCCCGGATGTGCTCGGCAGCATTGATGTTCCTGAAATCGCGCCGGGCAACACTGCAACCGTCACCCTTGACGTGGCGGCCGACCAGCAGGCTCTGCAGAGTATGCGCAGCTGGGGTCCCAAGCCCCTGCAGTTGTCGTACAGCGCCGGAAACCAGCCGCCAACCATGCTCCCCAGCTTCCTGACCCGTTCTCCTGACGGGCTCGACACCGCGCAGACTCCGGCGATGAACCTCACCGTGGCGATGCCGCTGACCACCACTGACTGGCAGGTTGATTCCTCCGCGCTGTCCGGCCTTGTCTCCGAAGATGAGAATGCATCCGCAGAGCCGGTGTTATCGGTGAACCAGCAGGAAACCACCACGGTCAAGGAACTCAACCAGACCTTGGCCAAACACCATAGCCTGCAAGTGGTGGCCGATCCGTTGTATTTCCAGGAACTCCCCTCCGATACCAGACCTGCCGTCGCGGGAGTCATGCAACCCGGTGATTTTGATGTCACGGCGTATGCGGCGCTGAACGATGCCGATGCCTATACCAGAGCCGGCATCGCCGACGAAGCATGGAACGCCGAACAGGCGCAGACGTTGTATGCTGTGGCCAAATCCACCGTCACGCCGACTGCCACCTATGCCTGGCAGGGATCCGGCACGTGGAGCCTGGACGCCCTGACCAAGGCCCGCGCTCAGGGATATACCGCCGTTATTGCGGATTCCACGTTTGACGGTGAGCAAACCGACACCGTGCATACCGGCACCTATGTGGTCAATACCTCCGCCGGAGACATCACCGTGCTCAAGGAACAGTCGGAACTCGGCACGTTGGCGCATGGTGAAGCTACCAGCGCACGGGCAACGGCCGAAGCCAGCGATGCGGGCAGGCTGGCCAGAATGCTCGCACAAAGCGCGTTCTATCAAATGGAACAGCCGTATGCCACCCGAAACCTGCTGATGACCTTCTCCAGGAATAGCAGCGCGTCATGGATCAATCAGGTCATGAGCGCTATGGAACAGGCATCGTGGCTGAATCTGACTGATCTGAACACTATGGCCGCTGCCGACCCATACAGCGTCAGCAGCGAGGTGAACCAGGACGACTCCAATGCCGCCGACGTCTCCCAAACCCGTGCCACCCTGGAACAGCTTTCTTCAAGTCGTAAGGACATCCTGCGGCTCGCCACTTCCATACTGAAGAAGGGTCTTGATGAAGACGATGTCTCATCGTTGAACCCGCAGGCACTTGCCCGTCAAGATGCCAGTTCAACCGCCAGCCACACCAATGATCCCGCACAATGGGTGAGCACGCTGTTGAACGCGCATGACGACATCGCTCTGCATGCGTTCGCCGGCTCCAGCGATGCCGAGTATCAGAGCCAGATAGCCAAAGCCAACCGGACGTTCGCCGATACGGTGTTGGGCAGCGTGTACATCACCCCATCCGAATCGGTGTCGGTATTCAGCGAATCGGCCCAGATGCCGGTGACAGTAAGCAATAAGCTGCCTTACGCCGTCAGCGTCAAGGTCAATTCGATCACCGATTCCATGCAAATCGTGACCTCCCGTTCCAATGATGTTGTGATTCCCGCACGTAGTGAGGCTCAGGTGACCTTCACCATCCGTGTGTCCACTTCCGGCACCACCGTCGCACATGTGTCGTTGGCCGATCGGCACAACACCGCCTTCGGCAACACACAGGACACCACCATCACCAGTGTGCTGCGCATCAGCGATGCCAGTGGTTTCGTCATCATTGGTTTTGCAGTACTGCTGGGCCTCGTTGGTTTATGGCGCCAGTTCAACCGTAAGAAGGATCCTGACGAATGA
- the murJ gene encoding murein biosynthesis integral membrane protein MurJ, with product MSSTVGRNSLIMASGTAASRVTGQIRTILLAAAIGTTGLAANAYQAGAMIPQTVFTLVSGGIFNAVLVPQIVRTLKERDAQERLNRLITLAIGILLAVTVVMAASTPLLARLYVGSSNHEMIALTTAFTLWCMPQVFFYGLYTVLGQILAAKDHFASYAWSSTGANVISCAGFTAFIMLFGKANEQPLDFWTSGKVALTAGTWTLGVAFQALILFVPLIRLGFKYRPSFGLTGFGLKAMGPVALGSLGVVAITQISDIVLTRIATLAPQRAHELTGVSLYDVAGNATYQNAFTLYILPYSLIAVSVSTAVFPLISRSIAAQDFHAARQQLGNALCNVGLLVLFFAAALVVYPEPIIRALLPSVSMNETVLIAYALIPLSCGIPAISAFLLIQRTFYAFEDGLHPFLAAVLQYGFTTALMIVGMLVLPPNQWIVGIACSVSAGVLLALPFMLFMLRKRFGGSLEGKPVVQTYGKALAAAVIGGVVVWLAKTPVADLFGASIQETGGQMSWLSALGICIVLTLVLAVVYIGVLWALRATQLNDAVHSITARFRRKPANTSVDEPQSEEDNNNADTAASIMPEADGIQASPTARMSAMTNADHMEPDEQMKPQLGDTILNRYTLVSSLRKEPGLEAWQANDRVLAKDCQLFLVSNRKALDTVNTIAGELAATRPEHYVPVLKYRVQSDVLIAVTAMDSGLSVSDYRASATGDILSYDAMRSILGETVQAIRPMLTSTAGTAMLTTDTVRLTASGIEISDAPFAPILADMSGTDPANDDGAERHAVRQLAALLYALLTNTTSQVDPQFDLHLLGQDIPSEFRVICKRGLALADEGEQVMPMASLAELDALLGDWKPLTALSSTDIALPTTDGESSIVKVQLRPTDEADIVPIPDDIVTSQQLPSLSIATPAVAAGAESGTNGQADAHSIFDFNFSQAWEKENLSGEDTGDWYNRLAPTNLTGNSRLTVPIPTAAGVPEPTAAETTSRIPIFDASGREIRPGEESQRALEEEQARAAEVQSVPPSFIPKDHPTGNEDDALPDETLFGSMTTKVVAIIVAVIVVVAAAFWAMHALQRSGENPADAANSSENSEGNWPDVNVDDVPFGEEDGTSSSKDSSTPSSQEKTETKTETETNPKKVTEDKDSQSVPKPRHENSTAFTVASGNFLSNPAGQSGYGYHVHLDQPHDVYRMNITIRTSGGKGYIRANTTEDPTQGEQVAEFVFAEGGTTEVKFDKVVNTQDLVLWVPLDSLPQNQLYIQKVEVF from the coding sequence ATGAGTTCTACCGTAGGCCGCAATTCCCTGATTATGGCCTCCGGTACCGCGGCTTCTCGCGTGACCGGCCAAATCCGCACTATTTTGCTGGCGGCAGCCATCGGCACTACCGGTCTGGCGGCCAATGCCTATCAGGCCGGTGCGATGATTCCGCAAACCGTGTTCACACTGGTGTCCGGCGGTATTTTCAATGCCGTGCTGGTGCCGCAAATCGTGCGCACGTTGAAGGAGAGGGACGCTCAGGAGCGACTGAACCGACTGATCACCCTGGCCATCGGCATTCTACTGGCCGTCACTGTGGTGATGGCCGCATCCACACCGCTGCTGGCGCGTCTGTACGTGGGCAGCAGCAATCATGAGATGATTGCCCTGACCACTGCGTTCACGCTCTGGTGCATGCCGCAGGTGTTCTTCTACGGCCTGTATACGGTGCTTGGTCAGATTCTGGCCGCCAAAGATCATTTTGCTTCCTATGCGTGGAGTTCCACCGGAGCCAATGTCATCAGCTGCGCCGGATTCACCGCATTCATCATGTTGTTCGGCAAGGCCAACGAACAGCCGCTTGATTTCTGGACCTCGGGCAAAGTGGCGCTTACCGCAGGTACATGGACGCTCGGCGTGGCTTTTCAGGCACTGATCCTGTTCGTGCCGTTGATTCGCCTGGGCTTCAAATACCGTCCCAGCTTTGGCTTGACCGGCTTTGGTCTCAAGGCGATGGGACCTGTGGCGCTGGGATCGCTGGGTGTGGTGGCGATTACTCAGATTTCGGATATCGTGCTGACCCGAATCGCCACGCTGGCCCCGCAGCGTGCGCATGAGCTCACCGGAGTCAGTCTGTACGACGTTGCCGGCAATGCTACCTACCAAAACGCCTTCACCCTGTACATCCTGCCGTATTCGCTGATTGCGGTATCCGTCTCCACCGCCGTATTCCCCCTCATCTCGCGGTCGATAGCAGCGCAGGACTTCCATGCGGCACGTCAGCAGCTGGGCAATGCGCTGTGCAACGTAGGGCTGCTGGTGCTGTTCTTCGCCGCGGCGCTGGTGGTCTACCCCGAACCGATCATTCGCGCGCTGCTGCCTTCGGTCTCGATGAATGAGACCGTGCTCATCGCCTACGCTCTGATTCCGCTGTCTTGCGGCATCCCCGCCATATCAGCGTTCCTGTTGATTCAACGTACCTTCTATGCCTTTGAGGACGGCCTGCACCCGTTCCTCGCCGCGGTATTGCAATACGGCTTCACCACGGCACTCATGATTGTCGGCATGCTGGTGCTTCCGCCGAATCAGTGGATCGTGGGTATTGCCTGTTCCGTATCCGCCGGTGTGCTATTGGCGCTGCCGTTCATGCTGTTTATGCTGCGCAAACGATTCGGCGGCAGCCTGGAAGGCAAGCCGGTTGTGCAGACATACGGCAAGGCGTTGGCAGCGGCCGTAATCGGCGGCGTTGTGGTCTGGCTGGCGAAAACCCCTGTTGCAGACCTCTTCGGTGCCTCCATCCAAGAGACCGGCGGCCAGATGAGCTGGCTGTCCGCATTGGGAATCTGCATCGTACTGACTCTCGTGCTGGCCGTGGTGTATATCGGCGTGCTCTGGGCACTGCGCGCCACACAACTGAACGATGCCGTCCACTCGATAACCGCCCGTTTCAGGCGAAAACCCGCCAACACATCCGTTGACGAACCGCAATCCGAAGAAGACAATAATAATGCTGATACTGCTGCGAGCATCATGCCTGAGGCCGATGGCATTCAGGCCAGTCCCACGGCTAGAATGTCAGCGATGACGAATGCTGATCACATGGAGCCTGACGAGCAGATGAAACCGCAATTGGGAGATACTATCCTTAACCGCTACACCTTGGTGTCTTCGTTGCGTAAGGAACCCGGCCTCGAGGCTTGGCAGGCCAATGATCGCGTGCTGGCAAAGGATTGCCAGCTGTTCCTAGTGTCCAATCGCAAGGCATTGGACACGGTCAACACCATTGCCGGCGAGCTTGCGGCCACCCGCCCCGAGCACTATGTGCCGGTGCTGAAGTACCGCGTACAGTCCGATGTGCTCATTGCCGTCACCGCAATGGACAGTGGCCTGTCTGTGTCCGATTACCGTGCCAGTGCCACCGGCGACATACTGAGCTACGACGCCATGCGCTCCATTCTTGGCGAAACCGTTCAGGCCATCCGCCCCATGCTGACCAGTACCGCCGGCACTGCCATGCTGACCACTGATACCGTGCGTCTCACTGCCTCCGGCATCGAGATTTCCGATGCTCCGTTCGCTCCGATTCTGGCAGATATGTCCGGCACCGATCCGGCAAACGATGATGGCGCCGAGCGTCATGCCGTGCGTCAGCTTGCTGCGTTGCTATATGCACTGCTCACCAACACGACCAGCCAGGTAGATCCGCAATTCGATCTGCATCTGCTTGGGCAGGATATTCCAAGCGAGTTCCGTGTTATTTGCAAGCGTGGCCTGGCATTGGCCGATGAAGGCGAGCAGGTCATGCCGATGGCCTCACTGGCCGAACTGGACGCACTGTTGGGTGATTGGAAGCCTCTGACTGCGCTGTCGAGCACTGACATCGCCCTGCCGACCACTGACGGCGAATCCTCCATCGTCAAGGTGCAGCTGCGCCCTACGGACGAGGCCGACATCGTTCCGATTCCTGATGACATTGTCACCAGCCAGCAGCTGCCTTCACTGTCCATCGCGACACCTGCAGTGGCCGCTGGTGCTGAATCCGGCACCAATGGTCAGGCAGATGCTCATAGCATTTTCGACTTCAATTTCTCGCAAGCCTGGGAAAAGGAGAACCTCTCCGGCGAAGACACCGGAGACTGGTACAACCGACTGGCTCCGACCAACTTGACCGGTAACTCCCGGCTGACCGTGCCGATTCCCACCGCGGCCGGCGTGCCTGAGCCCACCGCTGCTGAGACCACCAGCCGTATTCCGATTTTTGATGCTTCCGGCCGTGAAATCCGCCCTGGTGAGGAGTCGCAGCGCGCGCTGGAGGAAGAGCAGGCACGTGCGGCGGAAGTCCAGTCCGTGCCGCCGAGCTTTATCCCGAAGGATCATCCCACTGGCAATGAGGATGATGCTCTGCCAGACGAGACGCTTTTTGGATCGATGACCACCAAGGTTGTTGCCATTATCGTGGCCGTGATTGTGGTGGTTGCCGCAGCGTTCTGGGCCATGCATGCGTTGCAGCGCAGTGGGGAAAACCCTGCAGATGCGGCGAACTCTTCTGAGAATTCGGAAGGCAATTGGCCGGATGTCAATGTGGATGATGTGCCGTTCGGTGAGGAAGATGGCACTTCCTCGTCCAAGGATTCCTCTACGCCTTCATCTCAGGAGAAGACCGAAACCAAGACAGAGACGGAGACGAACCCCAAGAAGGTCACCGAGGATAAGGACTCCCAGTCGGTGCCCAAGCCGCGTCACGAGAACAGCACCGCCTTTACGGTGGCCAGCGGGAACTTCCTGTCTAACCCTGCCGGGC